In Mugil cephalus isolate CIBA_MC_2020 chromosome 11, CIBA_Mcephalus_1.1, whole genome shotgun sequence, the genomic window CAATTCAAATACAGGAAGCTTTAACGGATCACCGGCGATCCATTCCATTCCGACCAAAGTGGCAACCTCCAGGACTGATAAATGaactcaaaaaatgaaaaaatagtgGGTCAGTCCCCACAGAACCCCGTGTTAAAATGCccataaacatgttcacagTCTGGTACTGTTTTGCCCCATCTGTGACAACTGTACAACCCTATTAAACTGAActcaaacactttaaattagATTAAGTGCTGCCACTTTGAATGACAGGTGGGCACCCTCACAGATCGCTATCTCTATGGGTCTGCCAAATCCACTCAAGCTCAACTTCTTTGCCCACTTTTGAATTAGCCGGAGTTAGGCGGAATCTGCCCAAGCTGACACTAAAGCCCCCAAACCGCCGTTCAGGAAGGAAGGGAAATCTACGGGTGACCTCACGGAGGGTTTATGCATCTTTGGGTGCAATCGGCGACTGATTATTAGTCATTGTGATATTCAAAGATATCGCTGGATTTGCTGCATCGTCCACACATCCTCTAGTCAAATTTAGTCGTCAAATCACACACGTGATGCTGTGGTCATCTGAGCCAATCGCACATGTTAAACTGCTTTTTAGTAAATAAGTGAAATGgggttattttatttcttgcaAGATGCTGAAACAATAATAGTGTATACAGCCTTTCTCTAAGTCTTTatgcttattattattgtttttccatGAGACGTTTGATTGCTTTTAGGTACTGGAATGATGACGTGTAGTTGGCTACGCACGCTAATGTGCAAAATGTTGCAGGACATACGCTGGCAATGTGCCTATAATGAACAAtgtgtcacaccgtggtgagggcgtcttgtcttggggttgttttgtcctgtcatttcctgttttattttgaaaagtaactctcctcttgtttcaggtcacttgcccttcctcatgtgtcaccagtctgattgccttccctgattcctgattgtgtccacctgtcccctatttccctccatgtgtttaagtagtctgtgttccccttgtctcgtgtcagagtgttatcgtcgtcaacctgttctcgtgctttgcttcatgtcttcaaccaaagtagttccaagtaagcctgtgaatcctctcgaagagaaagttttgtttgtttagtcttttcttagttaaatccttagtcctgaggttttcctccattcggagtgttttgtgttaattttatgatttgtttctttgatttgagtttcctccttctggagagttttttgttttcaatgatCAGAGTAAcgtttaggttttttttttgtggccatttgtttgtccctctgtgagggatctctgagcaatccaattaaagccttttttgtcatctctgcattctgagtcctgagtcctgctttgagtctcggcctgacacaATGGATATGTagcgtgtctgtgtgagagtgtgtgtgtgtgtgagaacatgTACAGTaggtttctatttttataattctgcttttaatatattttattttttatacagattttctttatttttttgtcacttttgtgtgtgtgtgtgtgtgtgtgtgtgtatatatatatatatatatatatatttactttcgTCGTATGCTCcagacaatgaaaataaacatacatagACATAGACTACATTTAACTTAAGTCAAGCAAAGATTTTGTAACACTACCTACTATTTTCATATGTATGCTAGACATGATCTTTCATATATGTTAATTAACAACTCTTTATACATACATCAGTATTTTCCTCTATACTGAGAAGCAAGAACAACAATTGAACAGACACATGAGGAGAGCATTTGAAAGTTCTGAATCTCCCAGTCTTTAGGAATTTCCAAAGACTAGGAGACCATTCCTGGAAGGACACACTGCTGGTGATGAGGCAACATTGGCCCCAAGCGAGTATAAATACCTCCAACAGCACGATCAGAAAGGAAGAACTTCAAGAAAGAGTGAACAAGACTCACCAGGAGATCCTGCTGAACTATAATCCTCTAAACATGAAGACCTTCAGTGTTGCAGTTGCAGTGGCCATCATGCtcgcttttatttatattcaggaGAGCTCCGCTGTGGCAGTCACAGAGGTAGGAACTTGACTTAAACTCTTGTCAAAATGCTAAAATACAATTCTTACGCTAAATATTTCATTAACAGGAGCACGAGCTGGAGGAGCCAGCGATCCCTGACACTCCTGTTGCCCTTGAGGAGGCATCAGTGGACTCCTGGGAGGTAAGTCACATAGGTCCACCTAAGCAGAGAGAACAAACGTGTTGGAGATGATCGCTCATGTTTCTTGTCTTTCACACAGACGCTGTATAAGAGCAGACAGAAGCGCGGCTTCAAGTGTCGCttctgctgcggctgctgcagACGTGGCGTCTGTGGACTCTGCTGCAAATTCTGAAGCTTCCCGCTCTGCGTGTTGAGATTCCTGCAGCAACACCATGAatattagtttttgtttatgcACATTCAGAGTTAAAGCTGTGTTCACTGTATTTGACTGTGTTTCTTGATATCATCATGCTGTTCAACGGGTTGATGTGATGTGGACAATTTGGATATTATGCTAAATGTTTGAGTGTGCTCTCCCAATAAAAGTGAAAGACGCAATACTACAAAGTGCAAAAGTGTTTCAATTACAAATATAAAGCAAACATGTTCAAGTGTTACTGTAGGAAAAACACAGGTGTGATGAATATAGGTGACTGGGAATGAATATCATTTAACTATTTGGTCCTCCCCACAAATGTAACTATGGCAACATTGACCTTAACAAATTattggtccaaaatgcatttccacaTAGTTCTCCCTGGTTCAGCCTCCTTCTCTATGTTTTGTGCTGCAGTCATTTGAGTGAAAGTTACCATTGATTCACTACAAAATTACAtattgcaaaaacaaacaaaaacaaaatgtatgtaCAGCATGTGGGTGCTAACAATGCACCCATGTCATATGATTGATTATTTAGACTCGGGGGGTCAAACTTATTTTAGTTCTGGGACCATTATAGCACAATAGCTCCAAAttgttccttttattttaatgcaaagaagTACAAGGGCATTAGGATTTTATAATTGTATAATTGGCCATTTTTGAccacttttggttttacctctATATTTCATCTTAACATTACATTGCCTTGTTTCGTGTCATTCTTTCTggcacaacctcacctgtgtcattttacaattattttgtcattttgaccAACTGTATTAACatattggacctaaaaccacaccTCACTCATAAAATCTGAGTAGggaaaagttagatttttcacaGTGACATGTTTAACAAACCATTTTCACAAtttagaatgcaaatctaaagtgtaaatttcacaagcttatgtacaaatttagcaacaaagacaacaaaaccaTCTATAATTTCCATTAAAATCCAGGAAAATGTAGTCGTCAAATCACACACAGATTTTGATGTGAATGCTTATATGGTACTGTTGTGATGCTGTGGTTATCTGAGCAAATTGCACATGTTAAACGGCTTTTTAGTAAATAAGTGAAATGGGGTTATTTTATTTCTCGCAAGATGCTGAAACAATAATAGTGTATACAGCCTTTCTCTAAGTGTTTatgcttattattattgtttttgcatgAGACGTTTGATTGCTTTTAGGTACTGAAATGATGACGTGTAGTTGGCTACGCACGCTTATGTGCAAAATGTTGCAGCACACACGATGGCAATGTGCGTATAATGAACAATGGATATGTagcgtgtctgtgtgagagtgtgtaaatgtgtgtgagaACATGTACAGTAGGTTTCTACTTTTACAATTCtgcttttaatatattttatttttatacagattttctttatttttttgtcacttttatatatatacatttattttcgTCGTATGTTCaagacaatgaaaataaagacttaGACTACGGTTAACTTAAGTCAAGCAAAGATTTTGTAACACTACCTACTATTTTCATAATGTATGCTAGACATGATCTTTCAAATATGTTAATTAACAACTCTTGATACATACATCAGTATTTTCCTCTAAACTGCGAAGCAAGAACAACAATTGAACAGACACATGAGGAGAGTATTTGAAAGTTCTGAATCTCCCAGTCTTTGGGAATTTCCAAAGACTAGGAGACCATTCCTGGAAGGACACACTGCTGGTGATGAGGCAACATTGGCCCCAAGCGAGTATAAATACCTCCAACAGCACGATCAGAAAGGAAGAACTTCAAGAAAGAGTGAACAAGACTCACCAGGAGATCCAGCTGAACTGAAATCCTCTAAACATGAAGACCTTCAGTGTTGCAGTTGCAGTGGCCATCATGCtcgcttttatttatattcaggaGAGCTCCGCTGTGGCAGTCACCGAGGTAGGAACTTGACTTAAACTCTTGTCAAAATGCTAAAATACAATTCTTACGCTAAATATTTCATTAACAGGAGCACGAGCTGGAGGAGCCAGCGATCCCTGACACTCCTGTTGCCCTTGAGGAGGCATCAGTGGACTCCTGGGAGGTAAGTCACATAGGTCCACCTAAGCAGAGAGAACAAACGTGTTGGAGATGATCGCTCATGTTTCTTGTCTTTCACACAGACGCTGTATAAGAGCAGACAGAAGCGCGGCTTCAAGTGTCGCttctgctgcggctgctgcggACGTGGCGTCTGTGGACTCTGCTGCAAATTCTGAAGCTTCCCGCTTTGCGTGTTCAGATTCCTGCAGCAACACCACAAATAttagtttttgcttttgcacatTCAGAGTTAAAGCTGTGTTCACTGTATTTGACTGTGTTTCTTGATATTGTCATGCTGTTCAACGGGTTGATGTGATGTGAACAATTTGGATATTATGCTAAATGTTTGAGTGTGCTCTCCCAATAAAAGTGAAAGACTCAATACTACAAAGTGCAAAAGTGTTTCAATTACAAATATAAAGCATGTTCTGTAGGAAAAACAGGTGTGATGAATATAGGTGACTGGGAATGaatatcatttaattatttggTCCTCCCCACAAATGTAACTATGGCAACGTGGACCTTAACAAATTattggtccaaaatgcatttccacaTAGTTCTCCCTTGTTCAGCCTCCTTCTctatgttctgtgctgcagtcaTTTGAGTGAAAGTTACCATTGATTCACTACAAAATTACatattgcaaaaacaaaatgtatgtgCAGCGTGTGGGTGCTAACAATGCACCCATGTCATATGATTGATTATTTAGACTCGGGGGGTCAAACTTATTTTAGTTCTGGGACCACATTCTGACATTATCGCACAATAGCTCCaagttgttctttttattttaatgcaaagaagTACAAGGGCATTAGGATTTTATAATTGAATAATTGGCCATTTTTGAccacttttggttttacctctATATTTCATCTTAACATTACATTGCCTTGTTTCATGTCATTCTTTTCggcacaacctcacctgtgtcattttacaattgttttgtctatttgacaaactgta contains:
- the LOC125016458 gene encoding hepcidin-like; translation: MKTFSVAVAVAIMLAFIYIQESSAVAVTEEHELEEPAIPDTPVALEEASVDSWETLYKSRQKRGFKCRFCCGCCRRGVCGLCCKF
- the LOC125016459 gene encoding hepcidin-like; amino-acid sequence: MKTFSVAVAVAIMLAFIYIQESSAVAVTEEHELEEPAIPDTPVALEEASVDSWETLYKSRQKRGFKCRFCCGCCGRGVCGLCCKF